In a genomic window of Sulfurisphaera tokodaii str. 7:
- a CDS encoding IS6 family transposase: MNNPTRWRTPVLTQVILILMEYINLKPRFYSSEVVALALASYLSGLSSWRTCLSHSTLLYYLRRLSCVRYVVPVSGFYAVDETKIMVIKGQYYYVWIVRDVKTGAIPFFMVTSSRSGLHVLIVLTNMKNAEKEAEKVLKTRIDKVVYIHDGATVYNAFTWLNVEHKRVNERDYAEQEFRSLKHRISSMDFHFPWNSNRFTLTRWLSVFFLAYNALYAPVYLLGKEVIINVNISNE, translated from the coding sequence ATGAACAACCCAACTAGATGGAGGACTCCCGTGCTCACCCAAGTTATTCTAATCCTAATGGAGTATATTAATCTTAAGCCTAGGTTTTACTCTAGTGAGGTAGTAGCTTTGGCTTTGGCTAGTTATCTCTCGGGTTTGTCTTCTTGGAGGACTTGTTTGTCTCATTCTACTTTGTTGTATTACTTGAGGAGGTTGAGTTGTGTTAGGTATGTGGTGCCGGTTAGTGGTTTTTATGCGGTGGATGAGACTAAAATTATGGTGATTAAGGGGCAGTATTATTATGTGTGGATTGTGAGGGATGTGAAGACGGGTGCGATACCCTTCTTCATGGTGACGAGCTCTAGGAGTGGGTTGCACGTGCTGATAGTCTTGACGAACATGAAGAATGCGGAAAAGGAGGCTGAGAAGGTGCTCAAAACGAGGATAGACAAGGTAGTATACATACACGATGGGGCAACAGTCTATAACGCATTCACTTGGCTAAACGTGGAGCACAAGAGGGTCAACGAGAGGGACTACGCAGAACAAGAGTTCAGGAGCTTAAAACATAGAATATCCTCAATGGATTTTCACTTTCCATGGAACAGTAATAGGTTCACGCTTACTAGGTGGTTATCGGTGTTCTTCCTAGCTTATAACGCGCTTTACGCCCCAGTATATTTGTTAGGCAAGGAGGTGATAATAAATGTAAATATTTCAAATGAATGA
- a CDS encoding DsrE family protein has protein sequence MKVVVQIKDFDKVPQALRSVINLYNDIKDAEIEVVLHQSAIKALLKDSDTRSIIEDLIKKNILIVGCENSIRSQNLSHDQLIPGIKIVTSGVGEIVRKQSEGWIYLAL, from the coding sequence ATGAAAGTTGTTGTTCAAATAAAGGATTTTGATAAAGTACCCCAAGCGTTAAGATCTGTTATTAATCTCTATAATGATATTAAGGATGCTGAAATAGAAGTTGTTCTTCATCAATCTGCTATAAAGGCTTTGTTGAAAGATAGTGATACTAGAAGTATTATTGAAGATCTGATTAAAAAGAACATACTTATTGTCGGATGCGAAAATAGTATAAGGTCTCAAAATCTTTCTCACGATCAGCTTATTCCAGGGATTAAGATTGTAACTTCTGGTGTTGGTGAAATTGTTAGGAAGCAAAGTGAAGGTTGGATTTATTTAGCTTTATAA
- a CDS encoding DEAD/DEAH box helicase, whose translation MSELFTQFKNSYVYGKNYLIVAPTGSGKTHIAKYLLNEEKGIVVYTSPLKALSREVYRATKRKAKYVDSDVYEDDLRYLSAEALLTTYEKFDSAIRHDYSWLKNISLIIIDEIHNVESDRGLGIENIVLWAKENSVPIIGLSATVGNVEEYKQWLNSELIKVEKRKVPLHECIAFPYIIKCYDNNKIIPIEKRRLKNTKLDLLLGVLSYILSLGKNALVFVRSRNSAETLAETLRKFSIPALPYHSGLPYDVRDKVIESFMKGEVRVLVSTTALGQGVNLPVYATVFYDISLPDSDDKGEFKGWRDLSVAEFKQIAGRAGRPGFDQEGMAIVITETIKEMDKVVKTYFSSFLAKSEDISFKLENLTLGVISWFNRREEEVEELIGKGSFTFKGKEVKPAIEYLVKQNLVEKRETLRLTPLGKAVALSYIDVSALNGFPVNVQDFNPLDVVYSSPAVLQSLRGCEEGKELIERWVNGGDIASLCLKLSAKDIDDVISNARWIAFALYRVLRALNHPKAKEALEFYERVKYGLPKEGIEMMKAGLSRDEAKKLLQLNIKSVDEACIMKDILNIDGIECRKFHEELRRFVNENFGKDIDQNDPRVEILKRFGIIVETGWKKYGK comes from the coding sequence GTGAGTGAACTATTTACCCAATTCAAAAACTCTTACGTTTATGGTAAGAATTATCTAATAGTAGCTCCTACCGGATCTGGCAAAACACATATTGCCAAGTATTTACTTAATGAGGAAAAAGGAATAGTAGTTTATACTTCACCACTAAAAGCTCTATCGAGAGAAGTTTATAGAGCGACAAAGAGGAAAGCGAAATACGTAGATTCTGATGTATATGAAGATGATTTAAGATACTTATCTGCAGAAGCATTGCTCACGACTTATGAGAAATTTGATAGCGCAATTAGACATGATTACAGTTGGTTAAAAAACATAAGCCTCATAATCATTGACGAGATACATAATGTTGAAAGTGATAGAGGGTTAGGCATAGAGAACATAGTACTTTGGGCAAAAGAGAACTCAGTCCCGATAATAGGATTAAGTGCAACAGTAGGTAATGTGGAAGAATATAAGCAGTGGCTAAATTCGGAATTAATTAAGGTGGAGAAAAGAAAAGTCCCGCTTCATGAATGCATAGCATTTCCTTATATAATTAAATGCTATGACAACAACAAGATTATACCCATTGAGAAAAGGAGGCTGAAAAACACCAAATTAGACCTACTCCTTGGCGTGTTAAGTTATATTCTGTCTTTAGGAAAGAACGCATTAGTCTTCGTTAGGAGTAGAAACTCTGCAGAGACACTTGCCGAAACCCTTAGAAAGTTCTCAATACCAGCCTTACCTTATCATTCCGGCTTACCTTATGATGTTAGAGATAAAGTAATAGAGTCTTTTATGAAGGGCGAAGTCAGGGTGCTGGTATCTACAACAGCATTGGGTCAAGGAGTGAACTTACCCGTTTACGCTACAGTCTTTTATGATATCTCATTACCGGATTCAGATGATAAAGGAGAATTTAAAGGATGGAGAGATCTGTCAGTAGCAGAATTTAAGCAAATTGCCGGAAGGGCAGGAAGACCGGGATTTGACCAAGAAGGAATGGCAATAGTTATAACAGAGACAATTAAGGAAATGGATAAGGTAGTGAAAACTTATTTCTCCTCATTTTTGGCAAAGAGTGAAGATATAAGTTTTAAGCTCGAGAACTTAACACTTGGTGTTATAAGCTGGTTCAATAGGAGGGAAGAAGAAGTTGAGGAGTTAATAGGTAAGGGATCGTTCACGTTTAAGGGGAAAGAAGTAAAACCGGCTATAGAGTATCTGGTAAAACAGAACTTAGTGGAGAAAAGGGAAACGTTAAGGCTAACACCCTTAGGAAAGGCTGTGGCATTAAGTTATATTGACGTATCTGCGTTAAATGGTTTTCCAGTAAACGTACAAGACTTCAATCCCCTCGACGTTGTATACTCATCACCAGCTGTGCTACAGTCATTAAGGGGATGTGAGGAAGGAAAAGAACTCATTGAGAGATGGGTTAATGGAGGAGATATAGCATCTCTCTGCCTAAAGCTTTCGGCAAAAGATATTGATGATGTAATTTCAAACGCCAGATGGATAGCCTTTGCTCTTTATAGAGTATTAAGAGCATTAAACCATCCAAAGGCGAAGGAAGCCCTTGAGTTTTATGAAAGGGTAAAATACGGCTTACCGAAGGAGGGAATAGAAATGATGAAAGCTGGATTATCTAGGGATGAGGCTAAAAAACTTCTCCAATTAAATATTAAGAGCGTAGATGAAGCATGCATCATGAAGGATATACTTAATATTGACGGGATTGAGTGCAGAAAGTTCCATGAAGAATTAAGAAGATTTGTTAACGAGAACTTCGGGAAAGATATTGACCAAAACGATCCCAGAGTTGAGATTTTAAAAAGGTTCGGAATAATTGTCGAGACCGGATGGAAAAAATATGGAAAATAA
- a CDS encoding IS1 family transposase — protein sequence MGRKPVIRHDIACPSCGSHHVVKCGKPLGRQRFLCRDCGKYFLADAVYHHHSKEVREKALRMYTNGMSMRAISRVLNVPLGTVFTWVKRYGKRKYEKLVDLWNKAKELVKGKVVTKVVDEMWTYLYRNTRAFYKWVFNCYVYTRLGFYLVYSVGDRDENTFREVKDYVPDDGRWVSDDYNVYFWLKNHTVVSPVNPNESFHSSLRDRLVKRATKAVNRSINMVKYSIALVLWERRLIPEFVA from the coding sequence ATGGGTAGGAAGCCTGTAATTAGGCATGATATAGCGTGTCCCTCTTGTGGTAGTCACCACGTCGTTAAGTGTGGTAAGCCTCTTGGTAGGCAGAGGTTTCTGTGTAGGGATTGCGGTAAGTACTTTCTTGCAGACGCGGTTTATCACCACCACTCTAAGGAGGTGAGGGAGAAGGCTTTGAGGATGTATACTAATGGTATGAGTATGAGGGCTATTTCTAGGGTTCTTAACGTACCTCTGGGTACTGTTTTCACTTGGGTTAAGCGTTATGGTAAGAGGAAGTATGAGAAGCTGGTGGACTTGTGGAATAAGGCTAAAGAGTTGGTCAAGGGTAAGGTCGTTACTAAGGTTGTTGATGAGATGTGGACGTACTTGTACAGAAATACTAGGGCTTTCTACAAGTGGGTATTCAATTGTTACGTGTACACTAGGCTAGGGTTTTACCTAGTTTACTCTGTGGGTGATAGGGACGAGAATACTTTTCGTGAGGTCAAGGACTACGTGCCAGATGATGGTAGGTGGGTGAGTGATGATTACAACGTTTACTTTTGGTTAAAAAACCACACGGTAGTCTCACCTGTTAATCCTAACGAGTCCTTTCACTCCTCACTGAGGGATAGGCTTGTCAAGAGGGCTACGAAGGCTGTTAACAGGAGTATAAATATGGTGAAGTATTCTATAGCGCTGGTCTTGTGGGAGAGAAGGCTAATCCCAGAATTTGTAGCTTAA
- a CDS encoding molybdate ABC transporter substrate-binding protein, with product MKLTLSNFDVLEDFWGSTDGIKMSFSGNQWFVIPDLIPLLNKKGFTVYIETIPPGIVRKRAEGENLKVGNLEITFKPEIVSLPPSLLEGLKVKKMREYVENELAIVYSSKVNDWCDLKGKKVAIPNPETEGIGVLFKQLYEEYCGNYEEFASSAYLTRVHHREIPYMLSKGLIEAGVVWKTEATYWKFNYVVPTINKKGRLAFALLSNASEIAEVLFDYLFSLDVKTIYEKYGFKWIST from the coding sequence ATGAAACTAACCTTATCCAATTTTGATGTATTGGAAGATTTTTGGGGAAGCACAGACGGGATAAAGATGTCATTTTCCGGAAATCAGTGGTTTGTAATACCAGATTTAATCCCTTTACTTAATAAAAAAGGGTTCACCGTGTACATAGAGACTATTCCTCCCGGAATTGTTAGGAAGAGGGCTGAAGGTGAAAATCTTAAGGTTGGGAACTTAGAAATTACTTTTAAACCGGAAATTGTTTCATTACCTCCTTCTCTTTTAGAGGGATTAAAAGTTAAGAAGATGAGAGAATATGTTGAAAATGAGTTAGCTATTGTTTATTCTTCAAAAGTTAATGATTGGTGTGATTTGAAGGGAAAGAAGGTTGCTATACCTAATCCAGAAACTGAGGGGATAGGGGTTCTTTTTAAACAGTTGTATGAGGAATATTGTGGTAATTATGAAGAGTTTGCTTCTTCAGCATACTTAACCAGGGTCCATCATAGGGAAATACCTTACATGTTGTCTAAAGGTTTAATTGAGGCTGGAGTTGTCTGGAAAACTGAGGCGACTTATTGGAAATTTAACTACGTAGTACCTACAATTAATAAGAAAGGGAGGTTGGCTTTCGCGTTACTAAGTAATGCTAGTGAGATTGCAGAGGTATTATTTGATTATCTCTTTTCTTTAGATGTTAAGACTATTTACGAAAAATATGGTTTTAAATGGATCTCTACATAG